Below is a genomic region from Amycolatopsis sp. 195334CR.
GACCGCGTCGGTGGCCGGGTCCGGAGCGGCCCCGGCTTCGTAGTACCGGCGCCACACCTGGGTTCCGTCGTCCACGCTGACCGAGGTCAGCACCTCGCCGATGTGCTCGAGGGTGACCACGCTGCCGTCGGGCCGGGTGATCCGGGTGGGCGTTCCGTCGGGGGCGTAGTCGTAGCGGGTGACGCGGCCCAGCGGATCGGTGCGGGAGAGCAGGTTGTCGTAGCGGTCCCAGTCGAAGGCGGTCACGTTCCCGAGCGCGTCGGTCTCGCGAACGGTCTGGCCCGCCTGGTTCAGCTCGAACACCTTGGTGTTGCCGAGTGAATCGGTGTACGTGGTGAGCAGGCGTTCGCGGTCGTAGGTGAACGCGCCGTCGAGGAACGCGCCGTCGCCGACGGTGCGGACGCAGCGGCCCTCGGTGTCGTAGACGTAGCGGTACCAGACGCCGTTGCGGTCCTGCCAGCCGGTCATCCGGCCTTCGTGGTCGTAGTCGAAGCGCGTCGGGAGGCCGGAGGAGTTGACCACCTCGGTGAGGTGGCCGCGGTCGTCGTAGCGGTAGGTCAGCACGACGACGTCCGGGGTGCGGTCGCCGCCGAGCACGCTCAGCTCGGTCAGCCTGCCACCGTCCACTTGGAACCGGACGCGCACGCCGTTCGAATGCGTGAGCAGGGCGGGGGCACCGGCGTCGTCGTAGAGCAGCTCGATCCGGTCGCCGTCGGCGGTGTCCACCGCGTGCAGGCGGCGGATCGGCCCGGCGCCGGTGAAGTGCAGCTCGCGCTGCGGCTGGCCGACGGTGAAGCTGCCGTCGGCGTGGCGGGACAGCGGCCAGCGCGGGCCCTCGACCGGGAGCACCGGCTCACCGGTGGCGGGCAGCGGGTAGACCAGGATGAGGCCGTCGGGACCGACGTAGCAGATGTCGTTGGTGTCCACCTCCAGCCGCTGGTCCACTGTGGACGCCCAGGACGGGCCGAAATGGCGGCCGGCGCGGTAGGAGGAGACGTGCACGCGCTCCAGCGGCAGGCCGGGAAGGTCCAAATCGGACTGTTCCAGGATCACCTCGCCGGTGGCCACGTCGACGGGGTCGGTCTCGCAGTTGCGCTTGGGCGGTGGCACCGACGTCCCGCGCGGGTTGCTGGGCGCGCTGCTGCTCGTCGTGCTGTTGTTCGGCTTCGGCGCGGGGGTGGGCGTCGGCGTCGGGGTCGGCGTGGGGTCCGGTGACCGCGTCGTCGGCGGTGGGGGCGGGTTGGGCGTGGGCGTGGGCGGCGGGTCCTTCGGCGCGGAACTCGGCGTGGTGCTGCCGCCGTTGCTCTGGCCCGGGGGCGGGTTGGGCGTGGGGCCGGCGCTGCTGGTGCTGGTGTCGCCGCCGCCGCGGGTGGTTTCCGGCTTGGGCTGGTTGCCGCCCTTGATGTTCTTGAGGGCCTTGGCCGCGTCGCCGAAGGAGTCGCCGAGCTTCTTGAGCAGCGGGGAGAGCTTGCTCAGCGCCTGGACGAGCTTCTTGGTGATGTCGGCGATCTTCATCGCGGTCTTGGCGACCGCGGAGACGACCTGCGGCACCACCCAGGCGAGACCGATGCCGAGGGTGAACAGCACCTGGAGCGCCCAGCTGATCATGTGGCCGACCAGTTCGGCGATGATGTCGCGGACCAGGGACCGCACGGCGCCGACGACTTCACCGGCGGTGCCGATGCCGCTGGAGGCACCTTCGGCGGCGGTCTGGGCACCGGCGATGAGCGTGGCCGTGTCGGCGCCGCGGGTGCGGTAGGCGTCGCCTGCAGGGCCGAGCCAGCCGGCGGTGTCCTCCTCGATCATCTTGGCCAGGTCGGCGCTGATCGAAGACAGCTCGGTGCCGACGTTCTTCCACGTCTCCGAGTGCGCCTTGATCTCGTCCGGGTTCCCGGTCAGCGCGTCGAGGGCGTCCGAGAGCGGACCGCAGTGCTCGATCAGCCACCCGACCCCGGCGGCGAGGATGGAACCGAACGGGTCCATCGCCATGCCGAGGGCGTCGAGCGCGGTGCCGGCGGCGCCCATCACGCCCGCCGCCCAGTCACCGCTCTCGATGGCCTTGCTGGTCTCGGAGATCGACTCCAGGATCGGTACGCCGGAAATCGCCGTGGTCGAGTCCTTGACCTCGGCTACCAGTGGATTGCCCACGACTCACCCAGTCCCGTCAGTCGCGCAGCGGATCGAAGTCGGGATCGACGTCGTCCTCGCCGTCGTCCGGACGGCGGCGACGGGTCGGCCCGGCGGCGGGCGGGGCGGGCGGTGCCGGAGGTGCGGGCGGCGCCGGGGGAGCGGGCGGTGGTGGCGGCGGGGTGTCGTCGCCCTCGTCGTAGTCCCACTTCCCGGACACCGCGTCCTCGGCGGCTTCGGCCTCGGGGTCGGGCTCGGGGAAGCGCGTGCGCAGCTCGTCCATCATCAGCGAGCGGGTCTGCTGGTCCTCGTCGCCGAGGTTGGCCTGCATGGTCTCGCCGACCTGGCCGACCACCTGCGACTGCGCGGTCTGCATGGTTCGCATCACCATCGCCGACAGCTCGGCCGGGGCGATCTGCCGGATGCGGTCGCTGAACTGCAGGTCGGTGACGCTGCCGTCGGCGCGGACGGTCACCTTCACCGTGCCGTCCGGGCTGCTCGCGGTGGTCCGGATCTGGTCCACCTGCGCCTGCGCGGCCTGGTACCGCTGGGCCTTCTCGGCGAAGCCCTGCGCCCACCGGTCGATGTCGGCTTCCACCTGCGACGGGTCCTGCCCGAGCGCACCGAGTGGGTTGGTCATGCTGATCTACCGCTTTCTTGGCTCGGTCAGATGATGCGGTTCGAGTGGGCCGGGGTGATCTCCTCGGCCTGCTGGCGCTCGGCCACCTGGAACGGCTCGGGACGCTGGACGGCCTCGTGGGCCGGGGTGACCATGGGCTCGCCCTGCTGGGCGGGCGTGAAGGTCGGGCGCTCGGCGGCCTGGAAGGGTTCGGGGCGGATGGCGTCTTGGCGTTCGGCGGCTTGGAACGGTTCGGGGCGGATGGCGTCTTGGCGTTCGGCTGCCTGGAAGGGCTCTGGCCGGATGGCGTCTTGGCGTTCGGCTGCCTGGAAGGGCTCTGGCCGGATGGCGTCCTGGCGCTCGGCGGCTTGGAACGGTTCCGGCTGCACGGTGCCGACCCGCTGCGCGGTTTCGAACGGCATCGGCCGCTGGGTGCCCTGCTGCGCCGGGGTGGCGTCCTCGGTGGGGAGCGCGGGTTTCTGCCAGTTGGAGGGCAGGCCCTGGGCTTCCTCGTTGGGCAGCGCGGGCTTCTGCCAGTTGGACGGCAAGCCCTGCT
It encodes:
- a CDS encoding YbaB/EbfC family nucleoid-associated protein: MTNPLGALGQDPSQVEADIDRWAQGFAEKAQRYQAAQAQVDQIRTTASSPDGTVKVTVRADGSVTDLQFSDRIRQIAPAELSAMVMRTMQTAQSQVVGQVGETMQANLGDEDQQTRSLMMDELRTRFPEPDPEAEAAEDAVSGKWDYDEGDDTPPPPPPAPPAPPAPPAPPAPPAAGPTRRRRPDDGEDDVDPDFDPLRD